A single window of Zea mays cultivar B73 chromosome 10, Zm-B73-REFERENCE-NAM-5.0, whole genome shotgun sequence DNA harbors:
- the LOC103641918 gene encoding uncharacterized protein — protein MEAYVLFARAKEQEEDIGCPSESSAARSTSSSSDGVDLADDASSSGSTCHFEMASLMTHLPIKRGLSKFFAGKSQSFASLAAVGGIDDLPKPPAKRLKTSWSCGVGLEDARRGPPSVTTANKQASSRARLTPSALGSTPRRLVRARPLVTARPEAAAGKPLLFA, from the exons ATGGAGGCCTACGTCCTGTTCGCGCGCGCCAAGGAGCAGGAGGAGGACATCGGCTGCCCGTCCGAGTCGTCCGCGGCGCGTTccacgtcctcgtcgtcggacggGGTGGACCTCGCCGACGACGCCAGCTCGTCCGGGTCCACCTGCCACTTCGAGATGGCCTCCCTCATGACGCACCTCCCGATCAA GAGGGGCCTGTCCAAGTTCTTCGCCGGCAAGTCGCAGTCGTTCGCGTCGCTGGCGGCGGTGGGCGGCATCGATGACCTGCCCAAGCCGCCGGCGAAGCGGCTCAAGACGTCGTGGAGCTGCGGCGTCGGCCTCGAGGACGCGCGCCGCGGCCCTCCCTCCGTGACGACCGCCAATAAGCAGGCGTCCAGCAGGGCACGGCTGACGCCGTCGGCGCTCGGCTCGACGCCGAGAAGGCTGGTGCGAGCGCGGCCGCTTGTAACGGCGAGACCGGAGGCGGCGGCCGGGAAGCCCCTGTTATTTGCATAG